Proteins from one Drosophila gunungcola strain Sukarami chromosome 2R unlocalized genomic scaffold, Dgunungcola_SK_2 000012F, whole genome shotgun sequence genomic window:
- the LOC128255763 gene encoding protein N-terminal asparagine amidohydrolase translates to MVLVLNGVLQDDCPMDTNSLFLQHPVYRDYAQQLHSIQAKSVGPVGLLYVGQRELAASAPHDKHVNIIGADDATTCIIVVVRHSGSGAVALAHFDGSGVDEAVCTMVSRVQELAVGYPEGRIELQLIGGYRDAKGYGEDVFFSIMQSFHNHLLEIDLTQACVGELNTMMRGEISCPIIYGVGVNIKTGEIFPASFPDRGPDRELRDARIFMGAQSVLDVYDSSLGMLRIGPFNYDPLRGADLWLSQTDEFLLQHLSSSPDVEPPHFAPQTRATIRFIQENQFPAVTVFRDNRPRYFRRDDGTGCWVLIQD, encoded by the exons ATGGTGCTCGTGCTGAACGGTGTGCTGCAGGACGACTGTCCCATGGACACCAACAGCCTGTTCCTGCAGCATCCCGTCTACAGAGACTACGCCCAGCAGCTGCACTCCATCCAGGCCAAGTCGGTGGGTCCGGTGGGGCTGCTCTACGTGGGACAGCGGGAGCTGGCCGCCTCCGCTCCGCACGACAAGCATGTCAACATCATCGGCGCCGACGATGCCACCACCTGTATTATCGTCGTGGTCCGCCACTCGG GATCTGGAGCCGTGGCTCTGGCCCACTTCGATGGCAGCGGCGTGGACGAGGCTGTGTGCACCATGGTGTCGCGGGTTCAGGAGCTGGCCGTCGGCTACCCGGAGGGTCGGATCGAGTTGCAGTTGATTGGTGGCTACCGCGATGCCAAGGGCTACGGCGAAGACGTTTTCTTCAGCATCATGC AATCATTCCACAATCACCTTCTTGAGATCGATCTGACGCAGGCATGCGTGGGCGAACTGAATACCATGATGCGCGGCGAGATCAGCTGCCCGATAATCTACGGCGTGGGAGTCAACATCAAGACTGGTGAGATCTTTCCGGCCTCTTTTCCAGACCGAGGACCCGATCGGGAGTTGCGCGACGCTCGCATTTTCATGGGAGCGCAATCG GTCCTGGATGTATACGACTCCTCGCTGGGTATGCTTCGCATTGGACCCTTCAACTACGATCCGTTGCGCGGCGCCGATCTGTGGCTGTCCCAGACGGATGAGTTTCTGCTGCAGCACCTGTCCTCCAGTCCCGACGTGGAGCCACCTCACTTTGCTCCCCAG ACGCGTGCCACCATAAGGTTTATACAGGAGAACCAGTTCCCCGCCGTCACCGTTTTCAGGGACAATCGGCCGCGCTACTTTCGACGGGACGATGGCACGGGCTGCTGGGTGCTG ATACAAGATTGA